A stretch of the Musa acuminata AAA Group cultivar baxijiao chromosome BXJ2-7, Cavendish_Baxijiao_AAA, whole genome shotgun sequence genome encodes the following:
- the LOC135616214 gene encoding auxin-responsive protein SAUR76-like, with translation MAKSGNGLSKLKCMIKRWHSSSRLTRTAPSAGGAASSRSQDREAWHSASFHGDEVPPGFQPVYVGKSRRRYLVSAELVGHPLFRVLVERSGGHDGAACGTVVDCEVVLFEHLLWMLENADPQPESLDELVEFYAC, from the coding sequence ATGGCGAAGAGCGGGAACGGACTGAGCAAGCTCAAGTGCATGATAAAGAGGTGGCACTCATCGAGCCGGCTGACGCGCACGGCCCCGTCAGCCGGCGGGGCCGCATCGTCGAGGTCGCAGGACAGGGAGGCGTGGCACTCGGCGTCGTTCCACGGGGACGAGGTCCCGCCGGGGTTCCAACCGGTCTACGTCGGCAAGTCGCGCCGACGGTACCTCGTCAGCGCCGAACTCGTCGGGCACCCGCTGTTCCGCGTGCTCGTCGAGAGGTCCGGCGGGCACGACGGCGCCGCTTGCGGGACCGTGGTGGACTGCGAGGTGGTGCTCTTCGAGCACCTGCTGTGGATGCTGGAGAACGCCGACCCGCAGCCCGAGTCGCTGGACGAGTTGGTGGAGTTCTACGCCTGCTGA